From Daphnia magna isolate NIES linkage group LG2, ASM2063170v1.1, whole genome shotgun sequence:
AGTATGCACCTTTTTGTGTGGTACGTCTGACTCAtcacgaaagagaaaaacaagaccAACGCCCTGTTTGTTTCATATAAATACGCAAGGGTAAAACATATTCGAAATCTAGCCACTGTGTGCCAGCTCAATCTCAACCAAGACAATCAAAATGTATTTCCTTGTAAGTTGCTGTTCGAATTTATACAATAGTATTTTAATAATTAGAGCTTTATGTCTTAAGAAACTTATTTGTATACATAAAAGGTCGTTCTTCCCTTGCTCGTTGCCACCGTGTTGGCCGCTCCTGCCATTCCCGCTACGCCTTGTCTGACGCATCCAGCTCCAGTTGCTTATGGTGTTGCGCCTGTGCCTTACGTCGCACCTGCTCCTATTCAGGTTGAAGTGCAACCCCAGATCCAGTACGACTTTTCAGCTCCCGTCGCTTTTGCTGCCCCAGCTCCAGTCGCTTACGTTGCTGCTCCCGCACCCGTTGAGATTATTAAGAAAACCATCGAGTATGACTTCCCTGCTCCCATCTCCGCTCCTGCCCCAGCTCCAGTCGTTTACGCCATTCCAGCACCAGTCCAGGTTGCAGCTCCAGCTCCAGTTCACGTTTTCCCTCACGCCTTTGAGACACGCGTCCACTACGCCGAGACTCCCGTTGTCGTCGGACAAACTGCCCGCATCATGAAACCCAACTTGGGAGCTGAGGCCCATATC
This genomic window contains:
- the LOC116934015 gene encoding calphotin — encoded protein: MYFLVVLPLLVATVLAAPAIPATPCLTHPAPVAYGVAPVPYVAPAPIQVEVQPQIQYDFSAPVAFAAPAPVAYVAAPAPVEIIKKTIEYDFPAPISAPAPAPVVYAIPAPVQVAAPAPVHVFPHAFETRVHYAETPVVVGQTARIMKPNLGAEAHITNFDFMGLAQTKGASQESYVQKSKVLAPARSVSEITPQVTVQHPTNVQKVAAEVLVAAPYAQPYPVPVAPQYEIH